The Streptomyces camelliae genome window below encodes:
- a CDS encoding alcohol dehydrogenase catalytic domain-containing protein produces MRALVYHGPSQASWDTAPDPVIEEPGDAIVRIDATTVCGTDLHIRRGDLPEVKPGTVLGHEAVGEVVEVGGEVHHLRPGDQVIVSAVSSCGDCGECRDARYGQCRGGGGWILGNLINGTHAELVRVPFADHSTTRRPCCLPLDDAVLLAELLPTAYEVGVRNGHVCPGDTVVVVGAGPVGLATAVVARLYSPRRVIVVDLADARLETALRVGADAAESPGRMIADLAEGPGADVVVEASGDPDGFVLCTRAVRTGGHIANIGTHGRPATLHLESLWRKNVTISMGQVDTSSTPRLLELMRSGRLPVCGLVTHTFGLERMEDAYEVFAHGTATGSLKIVLHRE; encoded by the coding sequence GTGCGAGCGCTCGTCTATCACGGCCCGTCACAGGCCTCCTGGGACACCGCCCCGGACCCTGTGATCGAGGAGCCCGGCGACGCGATCGTACGCATCGACGCCACCACCGTCTGCGGCACCGACCTGCACATCCGGCGGGGCGACCTCCCCGAGGTGAAGCCGGGGACGGTCCTCGGCCACGAGGCCGTCGGCGAGGTCGTGGAGGTCGGCGGCGAAGTCCATCACCTGCGCCCCGGCGACCAGGTGATCGTCTCCGCCGTCTCGTCCTGCGGCGACTGCGGCGAGTGCCGGGATGCCCGGTACGGGCAGTGCCGCGGGGGCGGCGGATGGATCCTGGGGAACCTCATCAACGGAACCCACGCCGAGCTGGTGCGGGTCCCGTTCGCCGATCACTCCACCACCCGGCGCCCGTGCTGCCTTCCGCTCGACGACGCGGTCCTGCTCGCCGAACTCCTCCCGACCGCCTACGAGGTCGGGGTCCGCAACGGGCATGTGTGCCCGGGAGACACCGTTGTCGTGGTGGGCGCGGGTCCCGTCGGCCTCGCCACCGCGGTCGTCGCGCGACTCTACTCGCCCCGCCGCGTCATCGTCGTGGACCTGGCCGACGCCCGGCTGGAGACCGCCCTGCGGGTCGGTGCCGACGCCGCCGAGTCGCCGGGCCGGATGATCGCCGACCTGGCCGAGGGACCGGGCGCCGACGTGGTCGTCGAGGCGTCGGGCGATCCGGACGGCTTCGTGCTGTGCACGCGCGCCGTCCGCACGGGGGGACACATCGCCAACATCGGCACGCACGGCAGACCGGCGACGCTGCACCTTGAGTCCCTGTGGCGCAAGAACGTGACGATCAGCATGGGCCAGGTGGACACGTCCTCCACACCGCGGCTGCTGGAGCTGATGAGGTCCGGCCGCCTGCCCGTCTGCGGGCTGGTCACCCACACCTTCGGGCTGGAGCGCATGGAGGACGCCTACGAGGTCTTCGCGCACGGCACCGCCACCGGTTCCCTCAAGATCGTGCTGCACCGCGAGTGA
- a CDS encoding universal stress protein, with product MGNPVVVGVDGSPSSLAAVAVAAREAGLRGVGLRLVHAFGRPSLPLPSGGAPWNPAMAGVRELVDGTLATAERRAREAGPHVEITREVALGEPLTVLEIESRTASLLVVGRRGLGGFGGLLLGSTAVHLAAHGRCPVLVVRGRADPSGPVLLAVDGSPAGAAAVEFAFTEASLRGADLVALHVWNTWSEPAAAGPDNPLDLVVDIDRIRAEGQRLLDATLAPWQLRRPGVRVERRLVRARVRPALIEAGGEAQLVVAGARGRGGFTGLLLGSVSQALLHHADCPVAVVRGTGRA from the coding sequence ATGGGCAACCCGGTCGTCGTGGGCGTGGACGGCTCCCCGTCCAGCCTGGCCGCGGTGGCCGTCGCCGCGCGGGAGGCCGGGCTGCGGGGCGTGGGGCTGCGGCTGGTGCACGCCTTCGGGCGGCCCTCCCTGCCGCTGCCGTCCGGGGGAGCGCCGTGGAATCCGGCCATGGCGGGAGTGCGCGAGCTCGTGGACGGCACGCTGGCCACGGCCGAGCGGCGGGCGCGCGAAGCCGGACCGCACGTGGAGATCACCCGGGAGGTCGCCCTCGGCGAGCCGCTCACGGTGCTGGAGATCGAGTCGCGCACCGCCTCGCTCCTCGTGGTCGGCAGGCGCGGACTCGGCGGGTTCGGCGGGCTGCTGCTGGGCTCGACCGCCGTACACCTGGCCGCCCACGGCCGCTGCCCGGTGCTGGTGGTACGCGGCCGGGCGGACCCCAGCGGGCCCGTGCTGCTCGCGGTCGACGGTTCACCTGCCGGCGCGGCGGCCGTCGAGTTCGCCTTCACCGAGGCGTCGCTGCGCGGCGCGGACCTGGTGGCGCTGCACGTGTGGAACACCTGGAGCGAGCCGGCCGCCGCCGGCCCCGACAATCCGCTGGACCTGGTGGTCGACATCGACCGGATCCGCGCGGAGGGCCAGCGGTTGCTCGACGCGACCCTGGCCCCGTGGCAACTGCGCCGGCCCGGGGTCCGGGTGGAGCGGCGTCTGGTGCGCGCCCGGGTTCGCCCGGCCCTGATCGAGGCCGGTGGCGAGGCCCAGCTGGTGGTGGCCGGTGCCCGTGGCCGGGGCGGCTTCACCGGGCTGCTGCTCGGCTCGGTCAGCCAGGCCCTGCTGCACCACGCGGACTGTCCCGTCGCCGTCGTCCGGGGGACGGGGCGAGCCTGA
- a CDS encoding acyl carrier protein, whose amino-acid sequence MTYLDDAQALAVVKESITRIAPDADFASVRPDDRLRDVFDLDSLDFLSLVEVLSERTGIRIDEADFPDLATLAGATRFLVDRSRTGAGRRP is encoded by the coding sequence ATGACGTACTTGGACGACGCACAGGCCCTGGCCGTGGTCAAGGAGTCGATCACGCGGATCGCCCCCGACGCCGACTTCGCCTCGGTGCGACCGGACGACCGGCTCCGTGACGTGTTCGACCTGGATTCCCTCGACTTCCTCAGCTTGGTGGAGGTGCTGTCCGAGCGCACCGGAATCCGTATCGACGAAGCGGACTTCCCCGACCTGGCCACGCTGGCCGGTGCCACGCGCTTCCTGGTCGACAGGTCGAGGACGGGGGCCGGCCGCAGGCCGTGA
- the acsA gene encoding acetate--CoA ligase: MRWDTIRKDAPLRVAPNLRDYDEACADFSWSRARARLDGLPGGRGLNIAHEAVDRHAAADRATAVALRCVGRDGSVTRVTYGELARSTARFAQVLGGLGIGHGDRVATLLGRCPELYTVVLGTLKNTSVLCPLSSAFGPDPVFQRITLSDAQVLVTTADLYRAKVAGLRGRLAGLRHVLIVGEGAERLPGTVSFSALMADAPDTFTIAPTSPHDMALLHFTSGTTGIPKGAVHVHEAAVAHYMTALYALDLHQDDVFWCTADPGWDTGMSYGIIAPLLHGVTVVVDEGDYDARRWYRILAEQRVSVWYTAPTALRMLMRTTPRSGPYGLPRSFDLSALRFIATVGEPLDPEAVVWGRDVLGLPVHDNWWQTETGAIMIANFAACEIRPGSMGRPVPGVRAAVLRRGDDGRAEVTDGHVTVLEEPGVEGELALRTVWPSMFRGYLHDEPRTAAAFADGWYLTGDLVRRDADGWYWFVGRADDVFKSAGHLVGPFEVESALTEHPAVAEAAVIGRPDPMAGNVVKAFVTLRPGFDADGTTRRDLLVFARRRLGPAVAPREIAFDQHLPHTRSGKVMRRLLRARELGLPEGDTSTLEDSPASAPTKRTEQPA; this comes from the coding sequence ATGCGGTGGGACACCATCCGGAAGGACGCCCCGCTTCGGGTCGCCCCGAATCTGCGTGACTACGACGAGGCGTGCGCGGACTTCTCGTGGTCGCGGGCGCGGGCCAGGCTGGACGGGCTGCCCGGCGGGCGGGGGCTGAACATCGCGCACGAGGCCGTGGACCGGCACGCGGCAGCGGACCGCGCGACGGCGGTCGCGCTGCGCTGCGTCGGCCGGGACGGCTCCGTCACCCGGGTGACCTACGGGGAACTGGCCCGTTCGACGGCGCGGTTCGCGCAGGTGCTCGGGGGCCTCGGGATCGGTCACGGCGACCGGGTGGCGACGCTCCTGGGGCGGTGCCCGGAGCTGTACACCGTGGTCCTCGGCACCCTGAAGAACACCAGCGTGCTGTGCCCGCTGTCCTCCGCCTTCGGCCCGGATCCGGTCTTCCAGCGGATCACGCTGAGCGACGCGCAGGTGCTGGTCACCACGGCGGACCTGTACCGCGCAAAGGTCGCCGGGCTGCGCGGCAGACTCGCCGGCCTGCGCCATGTGCTGATCGTCGGTGAGGGCGCGGAGCGGCTGCCCGGCACCGTGTCCTTCTCCGCACTGATGGCCGACGCGCCCGACACGTTCACCATCGCGCCGACCTCGCCGCACGACATGGCCCTGCTGCACTTCACGAGCGGGACGACGGGCATCCCCAAGGGCGCGGTGCACGTGCACGAGGCGGCCGTGGCCCACTACATGACCGCGCTCTACGCGCTCGACCTCCACCAGGACGACGTGTTCTGGTGCACCGCGGACCCGGGCTGGGACACGGGTATGTCGTACGGGATCATCGCCCCGCTCCTGCACGGCGTGACGGTCGTGGTGGACGAGGGCGACTACGACGCCCGCCGCTGGTACCGGATCCTCGCCGAGCAGCGGGTGAGTGTCTGGTACACCGCGCCGACGGCCCTGCGCATGCTCATGCGGACGACGCCGCGGAGCGGGCCGTACGGCCTTCCCCGCTCGTTCGACCTGAGCGCCCTGCGGTTCATCGCGACGGTCGGCGAGCCACTCGACCCCGAGGCCGTGGTGTGGGGACGGGACGTGCTCGGGCTGCCGGTGCACGACAACTGGTGGCAGACCGAGACCGGCGCCATCATGATCGCCAACTTCGCCGCCTGCGAGATCCGTCCCGGCTCGATGGGGCGTCCGGTGCCCGGTGTGCGGGCGGCGGTGCTGCGGCGCGGCGACGACGGCCGGGCCGAGGTGACCGACGGACACGTCACCGTACTGGAGGAGCCCGGCGTGGAGGGTGAGCTGGCGCTGCGCACCGTCTGGCCGTCCATGTTCCGCGGCTATCTGCACGACGAGCCACGCACCGCGGCGGCCTTCGCGGACGGCTGGTACCTCACCGGCGACCTGGTGCGGCGCGACGCGGACGGCTGGTACTGGTTCGTCGGACGCGCCGACGACGTGTTCAAGTCGGCGGGACACCTCGTCGGACCGTTCGAGGTCGAGAGCGCGCTGACGGAGCATCCGGCGGTGGCCGAGGCAGCGGTCATCGGCCGGCCCGATCCCATGGCCGGGAACGTCGTCAAGGCGTTCGTCACGCTGCGGCCGGGCTTCGACGCGGACGGTACGACCCGGCGGGACCTGCTGGTCTTCGCCCGGCGCCGGCTGGGCCCGGCCGTCGCGCCCCGCGAGATCGCCTTCGACCAGCATCTGCCGCACACCCGCAGCGGCAAGGTCATGCGCCGTCTGCTGCGGGCACGTGAACTCGGCCTGCCCGAGGGCGACACCTCCACCCTGGAGGACTCCCCGGCATCCGCCCCCACGAAGCGGACGGAGCAGCCCGCATGA
- a CDS encoding universal stress protein yields the protein MTLPLVVGVDGSDSCLEAIDWAVDEAVRHGLPLRLVYGSLWERYEGGLPSAGHERPSEQMIAEHIVATAADRAARRNADVKVTTGILPQDAADALVREGDHAFAVVTGSRGRGRLKGLLLGSVGLAVAARAPCPVVVVRGDRAGLAGTHERILLGLGEADTGAEAVRFAFREAEVRGCVLDVVRAWRRPAYDGGARAAAGDAHEERAAELLDTLLEDATAEHPHVRTRRTTLEGPAGKVLVDGSAAADLVIIGARRRTGLLGLQLGRVSHTLLHHALCPVAVVPQRH from the coding sequence ATGACTCTCCCTCTGGTGGTGGGCGTCGACGGCTCGGACTCCTGTCTGGAGGCGATCGACTGGGCCGTGGACGAGGCCGTCCGCCACGGTCTTCCGCTCCGGCTGGTGTACGGCTCCCTCTGGGAGCGTTACGAGGGCGGCCTGCCCTCCGCGGGCCACGAGCGCCCCTCCGAGCAGATGATCGCGGAGCACATCGTCGCCACCGCCGCCGACCGCGCCGCGCGGCGCAATGCCGACGTGAAGGTCACCACCGGCATCCTCCCGCAGGACGCGGCGGACGCCCTCGTACGCGAAGGGGACCATGCCTTCGCCGTGGTCACGGGATCCCGGGGCCGTGGCCGGCTCAAGGGGCTGCTGCTCGGATCGGTCGGTCTGGCCGTCGCGGCCCGCGCACCCTGCCCGGTGGTCGTGGTGCGGGGCGACCGGGCGGGCCTGGCGGGGACGCACGAGCGGATCCTGCTCGGTCTGGGGGAGGCCGACACCGGCGCGGAGGCGGTGCGGTTCGCCTTCCGGGAGGCCGAGGTGCGCGGCTGCGTCCTGGACGTGGTGCGTGCCTGGCGCCGGCCGGCCTACGACGGCGGCGCCCGGGCCGCGGCCGGCGACGCCCACGAGGAGCGTGCCGCCGAACTGCTCGACACCCTGCTCGAAGACGCGACCGCCGAGCATCCGCACGTCCGGACGCGCCGGACGACCCTTGAGGGACCGGCCGGGAAGGTGCTCGTCGACGGGTCGGCGGCCGCGGATCTCGTGATCATCGGGGCCCGGCGCAGGACGGGGCTCCTCGGGCTTCAGCTCGGCCGGGTGAGTCACACGCTGCTGCACCACGCCCTGTGCCCGGTCGCCGTCGTGCCGCAGCGGCACTGA
- a CDS encoding universal stress protein, which translates to MDRDVSERRVVVGVDGSPSSYEALRWAVRYAALVDGTVDAVAVWELPGLYGWSAPAVDMDVDENEARQAMRKELTEVLGTDVAGSVRTHVVHGNPTDVLLRAAEGAEVIVVGSRGRGGFARALLGSVSQNVSQHASCPVVIVRSAPA; encoded by the coding sequence ATGGACAGGGATGTCTCCGAGCGCCGGGTGGTGGTCGGCGTCGACGGGTCGCCGTCCTCGTACGAGGCCCTGCGCTGGGCCGTGCGCTACGCCGCCCTCGTCGACGGCACCGTGGACGCCGTCGCGGTGTGGGAGCTGCCGGGCCTGTACGGCTGGTCGGCGCCCGCCGTGGACATGGACGTCGACGAGAACGAGGCCCGGCAGGCGATGCGGAAGGAACTGACCGAGGTGCTCGGCACGGACGTGGCCGGCTCGGTCCGCACCCATGTGGTGCACGGCAACCCCACCGATGTCCTGCTGCGGGCCGCCGAGGGAGCCGAGGTGATCGTCGTCGGCAGCCGCGGGAGGGGCGGGTTCGCGCGGGCCCTGCTCGGCTCGGTCAGCCAGAACGTGTCGCAGCACGCGAGCTGCCCGGTCGTGATCGTGCGGTCCGCGCCGGCGTGA
- a CDS encoding CBS domain-containing protein, translating into MNVSELMTAPPVCVTPDVSLAEATRCMTEYAVGSVLVTEDGVLRGIVTDRDLAVRALGGGLEPTARVDTVMSAKAVTVEADDDLQAAYRAFRRSGVRRLPVLDAGRVVGVLTIDDLLLDVFRRLADLLGPVSWSVLQEPPGPPAQPRSRHGP; encoded by the coding sequence ATGAACGTCTCCGAGTTGATGACCGCTCCGCCGGTGTGCGTGACACCGGACGTCTCCCTGGCCGAGGCGACCCGGTGCATGACCGAGTACGCCGTCGGCTCGGTCCTCGTGACCGAGGACGGAGTACTGCGCGGCATCGTCACCGACCGCGACCTCGCCGTGCGCGCCCTCGGCGGCGGTCTGGAGCCGACCGCGCGGGTGGACACGGTGATGTCGGCGAAGGCGGTCACGGTCGAGGCCGACGACGATCTCCAGGCGGCCTACCGGGCGTTCCGCCGCTCGGGCGTCCGCCGGCTGCCCGTCCTGGACGCGGGCCGGGTGGTGGGCGTGCTGACCATCGACGACCTGCTCCTGGACGTCTTCCGACGGCTGGCCGACCTGCTGGGCCCGGTCTCCTGGAGCGTCCTGCAGGAGCCGCCGGGGCCGCCCGCGCAGCCCCGGTCCCGGCACGGGCCCTGA